From Triticum aestivum cultivar Chinese Spring chromosome 4A, IWGSC CS RefSeq v2.1, whole genome shotgun sequence, a single genomic window includes:
- the LOC123083611 gene encoding disease resistance protein PIK5-NP isoform X1: protein MEEAPVTAATGSLGPVVAKLGALLGREYKLRRRTQKDVRFIKSKLKSMHSILWATWEKEVLDVESKNLKKEALDLANDMHDAIDDFILIMDPSRRNKRLMVQSKIEASRPFQEFKTRVDDVSGRCRRRWRWEKNKSSEPISSLFSRRGVKSSPPSKQPPPPRAPFVCKDASELIGLGKWRDELIRYLVGEQQEESTMVQPQLKMASIVGMAGMGKTTLANLVYKDIGSKFQSRAFVSVTPSPNMIEVLTSILQQVGAEPLAGSEARTVEDIIHAISNFLDDKR, encoded by the exons ATGGAGGAAGCTCCTGTCACCGCAGCCACGGGGTCCTTGGGGCCCGTCGTAGCCAAGCTGGGTGCTTTGCTGGGCAGGGAGTACAAGCTTCGGCGCAGGACTCAGAAGGACGTCAGGTTCATCAAATCCAAGCTGAAATCTATGCACTCTATTCTTTGGGCGACATGGGAGAAGGAGGTTCTGGATGTCGAATCCAAGAACTTGAAGAAGGAAGCGCTGGATCTCGCCAACGATATGCACGACGCTATTGATGACTTCATCCTCATCATGGATCCCAGCCGCAGAAACAAGCGATTGATGGTGCAGAGCAAGATCGAAGCCAGCCGTCCTTTCCAAGAGTTCAAGACGAGAGTAGATGACGTATCGGGCCGCTGTCGCAGAAGGTGGAGGTGGGAGAAGAACAAGTCTTCTGAACCCATCTCCAGCTTATTTTCAAGAAGAGGCGTAAAATCCAGCCCCCCCAGCAaacaaccacctcctcctcgagcTCCATTTGTCTGCAAGGATGCATCAGAGCTCATTGGTCTAGGCAAATGGAGGGATGAGCTCATCAGGTACCTGGTAGGAGAACAACAAGAAGAGAGCACAATGGTGCAGCCGCAGCTCAAAATGGCATCCATTGTTGGGATGGCCGGCATGGGGAAAACAACCCTTGCCAACCTTGTCTATAAGGATATTGGAAGTAAGTTTCAGTCACGGGCTTTTGTATCCGTCACTCCAAGCCCTAACATGATTGAGGTTCTCACAAGTATTCTCCAGCAAGTAGGAGCTGAACCACTTGCTGGCTCTGAAGCAAGGACAGTGGAAGATATCATCCACGCCATATCAAATTTCCTAGATGACAAAAG ATGA
- the LOC123083611 gene encoding disease resistance protein PIK5-NP isoform X2: MEEAPVTAATGSLGPVVAKLGALLGREYKLRRRTQKDVRFIKSKLKSMHSILWATWEKEVLDVESKNLKKEALDLANDMHDAIDDFILIMDPSRRNKRLMVQSKIEASRPFQEFKTRVDDVSGRCRRRWRWEKNKSSEPISSLFSRRGVKSSPPSKQPPPPRAPFVCKDASELIGLGKWRDELIRYLVGEQQEESTMVQPQLKMASIVGMAGMGKTTLANLVYKDIGTSRS; this comes from the exons ATGGAGGAAGCTCCTGTCACCGCAGCCACGGGGTCCTTGGGGCCCGTCGTAGCCAAGCTGGGTGCTTTGCTGGGCAGGGAGTACAAGCTTCGGCGCAGGACTCAGAAGGACGTCAGGTTCATCAAATCCAAGCTGAAATCTATGCACTCTATTCTTTGGGCGACATGGGAGAAGGAGGTTCTGGATGTCGAATCCAAGAACTTGAAGAAGGAAGCGCTGGATCTCGCCAACGATATGCACGACGCTATTGATGACTTCATCCTCATCATGGATCCCAGCCGCAGAAACAAGCGATTGATGGTGCAGAGCAAGATCGAAGCCAGCCGTCCTTTCCAAGAGTTCAAGACGAGAGTAGATGACGTATCGGGCCGCTGTCGCAGAAGGTGGAGGTGGGAGAAGAACAAGTCTTCTGAACCCATCTCCAGCTTATTTTCAAGAAGAGGCGTAAAATCCAGCCCCCCCAGCAaacaaccacctcctcctcgagcTCCATTTGTCTGCAAGGATGCATCAGAGCTCATTGGTCTAGGCAAATGGAGGGATGAGCTCATCAGGTACCTGGTAGGAGAACAACAAGAAGAGAGCACAATGGTGCAGCCGCAGCTCAAAATGGCATCCATTGTTGGGATGGCCGGCATGGGGAAAACAACCCTTGCCAACCTTGTCTATAAGGATATTGGAA CAAGTAGGAGCTGA
- the LOC123088602 gene encoding disease resistance protein Pik-2, protein MPWPVTAQDSLATSLLSSLQSNNNRGHIVLVKSCTEKRKPLLKAEEKMEFVVGASEATMRSLLGKLGGLLAQEYTLIRGVRGDIQYINDELACMQAFLGDLGSALDDHDRRLKNWMKQIRDMAYDMEDCIDDFAHRLPQDSLSDARCSFIVTAIYEVWTFWPRRDIASKIAELKVRAQYIAERRNRYGVNNPNPRTSSGAGATHAVTYGIAEHLVASRQLIRTENPVGVKVDMEKLGGWLTKRDKGSHRAVVSLIGFGGVGKTTIAMALYRDFRNEFDCRASVTVSQNFDEDEVLRDILGQIKPKDSQIKSKEEKEGSNTGKLEKKSLVEGITSSVKRVVSMLSGHGPQSNDGITQSKIETMNHDQLIEELKKRLDGRRYFLLVDDIWSVETWETIRNWLPHDNTKDSRVIVTTRFQAVGAACSERDGIDYLHTVNVLSDVDSKSLYQQGVSESSSSKERERMDTRSQVVDIGSSKGDGSDHLHSTDVPSDADAKDRLNDRVSDPQGSKDREKEAVHEEIWKYCGGLPLAIVTMAGLVACNPTKNNDHWSKVCKSLFPEQVAPLTLEGVTRILDYCYNDLPADLKTYSLYLSIFPKGSKISKKRLTRRWISECFVAEKQGLSAEEVAETYFNQLVSRKIIRPVDHSSNGKVKSFKVHDMILEYIVSKSSEENFITVVGGHWLMPTPSNKVRRLSMQSSGSKHGNSTKGMNLSQVRSLTAFGSQNRRLPFHSFNNGIIQVLDLEGWKGLTNKHMNDICKMLVLKYLSLRRTEVSEIPSKIEKLQYLETLDIRETNVGVLPKAFGQLKQLRSMLGGNKNTKKALKLPHEKNKEPMKALRILSGIEIDEDSSAVASLHQLTGLGKFAIYKLNIREGGQTFKQLRSSIEYLCSCGLQTLAINDESSNFINSLDTMTTPPRYIIGLELSGKMERPPQWIKELNNLYKLTLSVIVLRTDTFKLIQDLPKLFTLTFTLSAAKDDRDIVDILEENKQLTDREIIIPPGGFKSLKLLRFFATTVPRLSFAVTGKEVMPALERIDMRFGAFEGIYGIETLKSLQEVHLSVGNQADEITKFLVQDLKDTPKYLDEKYANKWPKIITE, encoded by the exons ATGCCCTGGCCAGTGACTGCTCAAGACTCCTTAGCAACCAGCTTATTGTCCAGTTTGCAG AGCAACAACAACAGGGGACACATTGTATTGGTGAAGTCTTGCACAGAAAAAAGAAAACCTTTATTAAAAGCGGAGGAGAAGATGGAGTTTGTAGTGGGTGCTTCGGAAGCCACCATGAGATCTCTCCTTGGCAAGCTGGGCGGCCTCCTTGCCCAAGAGTACACTTTGATCCGGGGTGTCCGCGGTGACATCCAGTACATCAACGACGAGCTCGCCTGCATGCAGGCCTTTCTTGGCGACCTCGGTTCTGCCCTGGACGACCATGATCGCCGGCTCAAGAACTGGATGAAGCAGATCCGTGACATGGCATATGACATGGAAGACTGCATCGATGATTTTGCTCATCGGCTCCCTCAAGACTCCCTCAGTGATGCAAGATGCTCTTTCATCGTGACGGCAATCTACGAGGTATGGACATTCTGGCCTCGCCGAGACATTGCTTCCAAGATTGCCGAGCTCAAGGTCCGGGCACAATACATTGCTGAGCGACGCAACAGATACGGAGTGAACAATCCAAACCCAAGAACAAGCTCTGGAGCCGGAGCAACCCATGCTGTTACGTATGGCATTGCTGAGCATTTGGTTGCAAGCCGTCAGCTCATCCGCACAGAGAACCCCGTGGGAGTGAAGGTGGACATGGAGAAGCTCGGGGGTTGGCTAACCAAACGTGATAAAGGCTCTCATCGAGCTGTTGTGTCCTTGATTGGATTCGGTGGTGTGGGGAAGACCACCATTGCCATGGCACTGTACCGAGATTTCAGGAATGAATTTGACTGCCGGGCATCGGTCACGGTGTCTCAGAACTTTGACGAAGATGAAGTCCTCAGGGATATTCTTGGTCAAATCAAGCCAAAAGATAGTCAAATCAAGTCAAAGGAGGAGAAGGAAGGCAGCAACACAGGGAAGTTGGAGAAGAAAAGCCTAGTGGAAGGCATTACAAGCTCGGTGAAGCGAGTTGTGTCAATGCTCTCTGGTCACGGGCCGCAAAGCAATGATGGCATCACTCAGAGTAAGATAGAAACAATGAACCATGACCAACTTATCGAAGAACTCAAAAAGCGGCTGGATGGAAGGAG GTATTTCCTCTTGGTTGATGATATATGGTCTGTAGAAACATGGGAGACCATTAGAAATTGGTTGCCACATGATAATACAAAAGATAGTAGAGTGATAGTAACTACAAGATTTCAAGCTGTTGGTGCTGCGTGCTCAGAAAGAGATGGAATTGATTATCTGCACACTGTTAATGTTCTAAGTGATGTTGACTCCAAAAGTCTATATCAACAGGGTGTTTCTGAATCCTCAAGCAGCAAAGAAAGAGAAAGAATGGATACAAGATCTCAAGTTGTTGATATCGGGTCCTCCAAAGGAGATGGAAGTGATCATCTGCATTCAACTGATGTTCCTAGTGATGCCGATGCAAAAGATCGGCTCAATGATCGTGTTTCTGATCCACAAGGCAGCAAAGATCGGGAGAAAGAAGCGGTCCATGAGGAGATATGGAAATACTGCGGGGGCCTGCCTTTGGCCATAGTCACCATGGCTGGCCTTGTGGCTTGCAACCCAACAAAAAACAATGATCATTGGAGTAAAGTTTGCAAGTCATTATTTCCGGAGCAGGTGGCTCCGCTTACATTGGAGGGGGTCACAAGGATACTTGATTACTGCTATAATGATTTGCCAGCAGATCTCAAGACCTACTCATTGTATCTGAGCATATTCCCCAAGGGCTCAAAAATTAGTAAGAAGCGTCTGACCCGGCGATGGATATCAGAATGTTTCGTCGCTGAGAAGCAAGGGTTGAGTGCAGAGGAAGTGGCAGAAACATACTTCAATCAGCTTGTAAGCAGGAAGATAATACGTCCTGTGGATCACAGCAGCAATGGGAAGGTCAAATCATTTAAGGTTCATGACATGATCCTTGAATATATCGTGTCCAAGTCAAGTGAAGAGAATTTTATTACTGTCGTTGGTGGACATTGGCTGATGCCAACTCCTAGCAACAAAGTTCGTCGACTCTCCATGCAAAGCAGTGGTTCCAAGCATGGGAATTCGACAAAAGGCATGAACTTGTCTCAAGTGCGGTCACTGACAGCATTTGGAAGCCAGAACAGACGGCTCCCTTTCCATTCATTCAACAATGGAATAATCCAAGTGCTAGATCTTGAGGGCTGGAAGGGTTTGACAAATAAGCATATGAATGACATATGTAAAATGCTAGTGCTGAAGTATTTGAGCCTCCGACGAACAGAGGTTTCTGAGATCCCATCAAAGATCGAGAAGCTCCAGTATTTAGAAACTCTTGACATAAGGGAGACAAATGTCGGTGTGCTGCCCAAAGCTTTTGGTCAGCTCAAACAGCTCCGTAGCATGCTTGGAGGGAACAAAAACACAAAGAAGGCTTTGAAGTTGCCACATGAGAAGAATAAGGAGCCGATGAAAGCACTTCGTATCTTGTCAGGGATTGAGATCGATGAGGACTCGTCAGCTGTAGCAAGTCTTCATCAGCTGACTGGGCTAGGAAAATTTGCCATTTACAAGCTCAATATAAGGGAGGGCGGTCAGACCTTCAAACAATTACGCTCCTCCATTGAGTACCTCTGTAGCTGCGGTCTGCAGACATTGGCAATCAATGATGAGAGCTCTAATTTTATTAACTCACTAGACACCATGACCACTCCGCCAAGATACATCATCGGCCTAGAGTTGTCTGGCAAGATGGAAAGGCCCCCACAGTGGATCAAAGAACTCAATAACCTCTATAAGCTGACCCTTTCTGTGATAGTTCTTCGGACTGATACTTTCAAGCTCATCCAGGACCTACCCAAATTGTTTACGCTCACCTTTACACTCAGTGCAGCCAAGGATGATAGGGACATAGTGGACATTCTTGAGGAAAATAAACAGCTTACCGACAGGGAGATCATTATTCCACCTGGAGGATTCAAGAGTCTAAAGCTGCTTCGCTTCTTTGCAACTACGGTGCCAAGGCTGAGCTTTGCAGTTACAGGAAAAGAGGTAATGCCAGCACTGGAGAGGATTGATATGCGGTTTGGAGCCTTTGAAGGGATTTACGGCATTGAGACTCTCAAGAGCCTCCAAGAGGTGCATCTCAGTGTTGGTAATCAAGCAGATGAAATAACCAAGTTCTTGGTACAAGATTTGAAGGACACCCCCAAGTACTTGGATGAAAAGTATGCCAACAAGTGGCCAAAGATAATCACCGAGTGA